GAATACGAGGATGTCGTGTCAATTTTCTTTGAATATGATCCTAAAACATTCGATTTTGGGTACGGTAGACATTTAATACGAAAGAAAGAGGTGGGAATATTGGAGATTTTCCCCGTGAAACTCTTTCGATACTCGAATCAGGGACCGTAAATAATAGCAAAATATGTTGCCTAGGAATTTCAATGAAAGACTAATAATGACTTAAAATCTTATCTTTCATACTTTGTAATAGGTGAACGGATGTGTCCATACTTTTGGCATAAAATCTGCAATTGCAATGAATCTTGTTATGTCAAAATTAAATAACTTGACATTTTCATGTTACTTCGAACTTATCTTCAAGATGATTCAATACATCGGACAACGAGAAAAAACACATGTAAATCACTTAACAAATTGGATAATGTTTTCAGGATAAGACCGAATAAATCATGGTTATGTCAAATAATGTCCAAGGAGGGGCGGAGACACACTCTTGCATACCCGAGCTTTAGTTCGGGTAgtccaattttttaaaaaaatttatatataaattttgcataattttgaaataatatgatattagctcGGGtagatcattttaaaatattaaaagattgtagagtttaaaattttaatacgaGCAAAGCCATATTTTTGGCTCCGCCACGTCCAAGCATCTCATTCAACTGCTTTCAACATTATCTTTTAACATTTTCTAAACGTTTAGTATGAGAGATAAAGAGTCGATGTATGATTTGagtataaaaatatttgaattaaaaaataaCCATCTCTCAATTTATTTAGAATAAAGTTGAAATCAAAGGTAGTTTGGTAGGGCCATCCCTTAATCAGGGACGCGGACTCAAAACAACTGGCTTCAGCACGTTCCATTTCTCTATTCATACACACTACCACAACTGCCAACTGGCTTGCCATGCTTTTCCACTCAATTTTCTATATCATTCCCAAACATTCTGACCTTCCCCCCTCACCCCTCTTCATATATAATCCCACAAACTCCAGCTCTCAACCTGAATCAAAGCTAATTCGGATCCTCCTCACTTCTTCTCTGAAAAAGATTTACGAAACGCTATGGGGAATTACATATCTTGCACGCTAGCTGGACAGGGGGGCAAGAATCCCGGCAAGGATGCTATAACAGTTATCTTCCCCGGCTGCGACGTACGGCGTTTCCACGAGCCCGCGAAAGCTGCGGAGTTCATGTTTGACATGCCCAACTTTTTCCTCGTGAACGCGAAATCTCTGCAGGTCGGAGAGAGATTAACAGCGCTGAACGCGGACGAAGACCTGGAAATGAGAAATTTGTACGTGTTCTTCCCCATGAAGCGGCTGAACTCGGACGTTAAGACGGCGGATATGGGGGCGCTTCTCTTTATGGCGAGCAAAGAGAACAAAAAGGTTCTCTTCGGAAGCGTGAAAGTGTCTCCGGAGTGCGACCAGGATCTGAAGATGGTGGAGAGTAACGAGAACTGCTCCGTGCCGAAGCTGAATTTGGAGGATATGGAAGAGTACTCGAGGCCGGAGTTCAGGCAAAGAATGTCGATGTGCAGGTCGAAGAAGCCGACGCTGGAGACTATTGTGGAAGAGCATTTTTCTTTAAGATTTGTGATGATGATGGACAATTAATTAAtggttaattttttattttttttcaactcTTACTCTTTCAAGTTTTGGGGAAGGAGAGGAGACTTGGTGATTTTATTTGTGCTTCATTTACTTTTTGATGCCAAATTTTATctaaaacataatttaaactAGTGCATCGACGCACGTGTTacgtgcttgtataatatttttttataattcatttgatttatatttaaatgaggatcaaaatataattataagaaatagtgagacactacactgtaattttgatatataaattaaaaataaattgaaaaataaaagaataaaaaaatgaccttAGTGAGAATTGAACCTATAAACTTAAACCCCAAGAAACAATAACTCTATTAGTTGAACTACATTAATTTACATTAaacttttaacattttattaatatatataattattaaaacagaccatgacaccaaagttagttactctaaatgtatcaaacttaataaaatagtatagataATATAGATAATATAGATAACAAAAACAAGGgcaataaaatttaaacaatattatattTACGAAATTTATGTAAAATCTAAGCATGATTAAATTTAATCAAAAGTTGTACGTATATATGCATATAAAGTAATCAAAAGTTCCATGCAATCAACTGCAAatttatttccaaaaaaaaaaaaaaaaactacaaatTTGATTGTTCAACTAATATGCTACTAATGTGTAGAACTATCTGTTATTTCGGTTTGACATTTTTTTAGAGTCGCACCAATCAAATAAATCgagtattttgaaaaaaaatgccataaaaatatttatttatgttgtaATTCTATGTAAACCAAGGAGTCAAGATATTTGCTTTGTCCGGCTAGGATTTTAATGGATTTCAAATCCACTTTAATTCGGATATCATTTCAAAAGATTTCTTAAATGTAAATCCTTCTATCCAAATTTAAGTAAAATTCAAATCTATATTATATCAAgttaaataatttcaaaaatatagatgGATATCAAATAAGATTAAGTttcttatgagacgatctcacgaatctttatatgtgagatgagtcaaccataccgatattcataataaaaattaatactgttagcataaaaagtaatactttttcatgggtgacccaaataatagattcgacccacgaaattgatctatgaaaccgtctcacaagagtttttgtgttCAAATAAACACATAATATGTGTGAGTCGAAACACAGTCCTTAAATCGTTTTTCAACTAAATATCGTCTTCCAAATTAAATCCAACACATCCTTATTTGTGCTTTACTATTGTCCTGGGTACTAAAAGACGGTTAGAAATGAGAGAATGAACTGAATTGAAAGAGACGAGAATTGGCGGGTAAAAATCATCGCCCATTTTCCGTGAAGAATGATTATTCAGTTGCTTTACAAACTAAGCTTCTATCTATTTATATACAAAGGAAAAAGGAATAAGCGTGTTCAACACAAACACGTTTTACTAAAACTCTAAAACGCTATTTTAAGACTCCCCTTCAAGCTTGGAACAGATCCAACATTCCAAGCTTGGATGTCAGATACCGATGCTGGCTTTTCCCAAGTCCCTTAGTAAACAAATCCGCTGGTTGTTCTCCCGTTGGAATGTAGGATGTTTTGATCAACTTTTCACCTATCTTTTCTCGTATTAAGTGACAATCAATCTCAATATGTTTCGTTCTCTCATGATACATCGGATTGGCGGCGATATGCAATGCTGCTGTGTTGTCGCAGTAGACAACCACAGGGAGCGTTGGTTCCACTCCCATATCTTTTAGAATTCCTACTATCCAGACTATTTCACATGTCGTATTCGCCATGACCCTATATTTCGCCTCAGCTGAAGACCTTGAGACGGTTGCTTGCTTCTTGGTTTTCCATGACAGCAATGAGTCTCCAATTTTAATGCAATAGCCAGTGATCGATTTCCTTGTCATAGGGCACGTTCCCCAGTCGGAATCACAATATGCTGTTAGATGTGATGAGCTTTGGGCAGTGAGAAAAACTCCTTTACCGGGTGAAGACTTTATATATCGAAGTATTCTCAGAGCTGCCTCTAAGTGTGACGTCTTCGGAGCATTCATGAATTGACTTAGAGTTTGCACAGGATAGCAAATGTCAGGTCTTGTAACAGTGAGGTATATGAGTCTGCCTATCAATCTCCTGTACTCACTTGCATTGTCTAATAAAGGATCATCATCAGCCTCTTTCTTTGCACTATCATCAAACTGCCTTGAAATGAACTTAGCATTTTGTTCCATAGGTGTATTACAAGCCTTATCACCTGCCAAGCCCACATCTGATATAAGTTCCAGAGCATACTTTCTTTGGTTCAAACATATTCCATTCTTCGATCGAGCAACTTCTATACCAAGAAAGTATTTCAATGTTCCCAAATCCTTGATCTTGATATGACTGTGTAAATGTTCCTTTAATGCTTCAATTGAAGCTTGATGGTTGCCTGTGATCACAATATCGTCTACATAAACCACCAATATGGTAATGGACTCTTGCTCTTTCTTAACGAACATTGAATGATCATGTTTTGACTGATAAAAACCAGCAGATTTCATGATCGCCACAAACTTAATgttcaattgtcttgaggctTGTTTGAGGCCATACAAGGCCTTCATCAATTTGCACACTTTAGTCCTTTTAGACTCCCATTGACATCGAAGTCCTTCAAAATTCTCCCCTTGACTTCGAAGTCCCTGAGGGAGAAGAATATAAATCTCTTCATCAAGGTCCCCTTGAAGGAATGCATTcgtgacatccatttgatacaaGGGCCACTGAGACATAGCTGCAATACTCAGAAGGCAGCGGACAGTAGTGATTTTGGCTACAGGGGAGAATGTGTCATGAAAATCGACTCCGTAGAGTTGAGTGTATCCCTTGGCCACAAGGCGAGCCTTATATCGATCCACACTTCCATCAGAATTGTATTTAATTTTGTAAACCCATTTGTTGCCGATGGGAACTTTACCCGGGGGCAAATCAACAATCTCCCATGTACTATTATTAGATAAAGCTTGGAGCTCAAGTTCCATAGCAGATAGCCAACGAGGATCAAGCATTGCCTCATGGTATGAAGTAGGTTCTCGGTGTGCAAAAAGTTTCGAGAGAAAGGAGGAATATGAAGGAGACAACTTATCATAAGTAAGATAAGTAGAAATGAAATGTggagatgaagaagaagaacaaCAAACATAATCACGAGACCAGATTGGTGGCTGAGTAGTGCGAGTGGAATGTCTAGGAATGCAAGGAGGAGGAGAAATATGTGGTTGTGGATGAGTGGGCAAAGGATCAGCAAGCAATTCGATAGATGAAGTAGGAAAGACAGGTTCAGTATGAGAAGTTTGTGAAAACGGAAATATGGATTCATGGAACACAACATCACGGGAGGtaaagaacttatgggtaagtAAATCTTGGACCTTATACCCTTTCTGGGAGCTGCAATAACCAAGGAAGACACAGGCACTTGCACGAGGAGCAAACTTGTCTCCCTTAGGTAAGGTGGATACATAACAGAGGCAACCCAATACCCGTAAATGAGAATAAGAAGGGGAAACACCAAACAAGGCTTCAAATGGTGTTTTGTTGGATAAAAGAGGTGTTGGTGTTCGATTAATAAGATAAACGGAAGCAAGTATACAATCACCCCAATATTTGTCAGGTAAGGAAGCTTGGAATTTCAAGGAGCGAGCAACATTAAGAATGTGGCGATGTTTACGCTCCACTAAACCATTTTGTTGAGGGGTATAGGGACATGAACTTTGATGCACTATGCCTAAAGTACAAAACAAATAAGTGCATTCCCGTTGAAAAAACTCCATTGCATTGTCGATTCTAATCGTTTTGATGATAGTAGAAAACTGAGTTTGAGTGAGTGCTAGAAAACTCTTAACCATGGGGAGGACTTCGAGTTTGGAACGCATGAGGTAGACCCAAGTTGTACGTGTAAAGTCATCTACAATGGTGAGAAAGTATCGTTCCCCATTGTATGTATATGTGTGAAAAGGTCCCCATACATCCATATGAATTAGTTGAAAGGCAAAAGATGAATGAAAAGACCTTTTTTTTCGGAAAAACCATGCGAGTTTGTTTCGATAAGGGACAAATAGCACAATGAGTTAAATCGAAACATTTTGGTAAGAAAGGTAACATTTTCATTCGAGTCAAAGATATATGTCCTAGGCATTGATGCCATAAAGTTTCTTGTGGTACATTATTGGTTTGGGTACCGTTTACAGCTGAAAGTAATGATCTATACAAAGTTAATCTAGGAACAGAGAAAGTGTGATCAGGTTGAGCACCTAAAATCTTCAAACTTGGATTATCAAGATAGTAAAGACCTTGTCTCTCTCTACCAATCCCCATGATCTTCCCATTGGAGAGGCCCTGAAATACACAAAATCGTGGAAAGAATGTGACAAAACATTGATGGTCTGTGGTGAACTTAGATACATACAGGAGATTGTGCTGAAAGGCAGGAACGATAAGGGCATTCGAAAGTGAGCTGGTTCGATTGATGGGAATGGAACCTATGTTACTAATTTTTGTGGAACTACCATTTGGCAATTGTATTGAACCCGTGGCATCTGCATAGGAATTAATAACATGTGGTATTCCATGATATCCAATCATATGATCATTTGCACTGAAATCAATTATCCATTCAATACCAAGAAAGGAAGATTTTTCAGTACCTGCCATGTTAGCAGCAGCAGTACCTTGCTCACCATCCCCTTTTTCTTTGGCCAGAAGTTTTAGAATGACAGTATATTGATCAGGAGTAAAGAAGGAGCCAGCACCTTTAGTCACACTTGGCTGCTCAATTTCACCAGCTCATACGGTAGAGGTGTTAGCCTTTCCCATCAGTTTTCCTCTGTCATATCCTTCTTTGTTGTATCTTTGGCTTCCACCCTTCCATGGTCCCTTATAAAATTTGTGTCCAGGGGGATAGCCAATTAATCTAAAGCAATTCTCCTTATTGTGACCAATCAAATTGCAGAGCTCACATTTGATGTCGTTATTCCTTTTATTATGAGCCGAGAAAAAAGCAGAGGGTTCATGTTGATGAGGAGGTACACTCAGTAAACTTCGATGTGATTCCTCTTGAGATATGATAGCAAAGGCATTGCTTACGGTAGGGAGTGGATCCATCATTAATATGTGGCTTCGGATGTGAACAAAACTCTCATTAAGTCCCATTAGGAACTGAAGGAGTTTGTGTTGTTGATCAAATTCAATGAACTTCTTTGAAGATTCACACGCACAGATAGGCATCGTCACAAGAGAAGCATATTCATCCCAAAGTTGTCTAAGCTTCGAATAATATGTTGAGATCGAGTTATTACCTTGTATGTGACAGCCTATTTCTCGGTGAAGTGCAAAAATCCTTGAGCCATTAACCTTGTCAAACCGTTCCCTGAGATCATTCCATACCACTGCGGCATCACTGGAATACACAATACCAGCAAAAATCTCCTTCGATACATCATTCATTATGCAAGACAGTACAATCGCATTGCATCTCTCCCACTGAAGTAACCGATCTGATCCAGGAGCTGGTTTCTCACAGCTCCGGTCAACAAATGCAAGTTTATTCCTAGCTCGCAACGCAATTTTCATTGCGCGACTCCAAACTCCGTAATTCTCAGTACCTATCAGCTGTTCATTGATCAAATTTAACCCTAGAGTATCAGATGAATTCACATAAAGCGGATCTAAAACATCAATCGCTGAAGAAGCCATCAGAAtgggaaatgagaaaataattgATTTCAGAATGAATTTGCCGATCAACTGTGAGCAAAAAAACGGTAATCAAACCtcaaaacaaagaaacattAATGGAATTTCCttctctgataccatgtta
The sequence above is a segment of the Primulina tabacum isolate GXHZ01 chromosome 6, ASM2559414v2, whole genome shotgun sequence genome. Coding sequences within it:
- the LOC142550284 gene encoding uncharacterized protein LOC142550284, translating into MGNYISCTLAGQGGKNPGKDAITVIFPGCDVRRFHEPAKAAEFMFDMPNFFLVNAKSLQVGERLTALNADEDLEMRNLYVFFPMKRLNSDVKTADMGALLFMASKENKKVLFGSVKVSPECDQDLKMVESNENCSVPKLNLEDMEEYSRPEFRQRMSMCRSKKPTLETIVEEHFSLRFVMMMDN